The following is a genomic window from Citrifermentans bemidjiense Bem.
GAAGTGTAAGCAATTGGTCTTCCGTTTCCGCTGCCTATGGTCATACCGTGGCTCTTGATTTGAATGGAGCTTTGTGGGCTTGGGGGCGGAATTCATCAGGGGAATTGGGCGATGCAACCAGTGTCGATAAAGTTTATCCTGTACGAATAGGTACGAACGCCACATGGACAACCATGGAAACTGGCGATTCCTATACGGTCGCTTCCAAATCAGACGGTACCCTTTGGGCATGGGGGAATAACTGGTATGGAGGATTGGGAGATGGTACCGCCTCTGAAAGAGATGGGGCGACAACGGCCACTAAATACGTGCCAACACATATAAACAGGATTCTTAGCATAAACAACGGGGGCATCTATACCAAGAACAGCTCGGTTTCCCTCAGGGTACTGGCCGCCGATGCCAACGGTATTGCAGCAACGCAGTTCAGCAATGATGGCAGCACATGGACGAACCCCGAGCCCTACGCTACGACGAGAACCTGGACGCTTGAGCCTGGTGATGGGACCAAGACGGTATTCGCGAAGTTGAAGGACAACGTCGGCAACTGGTCAGGTGCCTTTAGCAGCACGATCATAGTTGATACCACGGCACCGACAGTTTCCGTTGCCTCGCCAATTGCCGTAGTTACCAATGATAACATGCCACTTCTTATCTATGCGGTTTCAGACGGCAATGTGACTGTACTTGTGGACAATGCCCCTGTTACTACCGTTTCCGGCCAAAGGCTTGCTGCACTTACTGACGGGACACATACGGTTCGGGTTGAATCAAGAGATGCAGTTTGGAATACCGGATTTGACGAAGTAACTTTTACGGTAGATCTCCCACCAGCGGTATCGATCACCTCGCCGGCATCGGGATCCACCAACAACACGACACCGCTCCTGACATACACTGCCAGCAACGGTACCGTTGTCGTGAAGGTTGATGGTGTGATTGTCAACAAGGTCTCGGGCAACAGCCTGGACGCCCTCGCCAACGGCACGCACATCGTTCGTGTCGAGGCAACGGATGCCGGCGGAACGGGATATGCGGAAAGGACTTTTGCGATCGATACCGTGGCTGCGACAGTAACTATTTCTTCGCCGACCACGGGTACCACCACCGACAACCCGCCGCTGTTGACCTATACGGTGAGCGACGGAACGGTGACCGTTAAAGTCGACGGCGTTAGCGTCGCCAAGGTGTCCGGCAGTCGGTTGAGTACCCTGGCGAACGGAGCGCACACCGTCCGGGTTGAATCGCGGGATGCTGCGGGGAATATAGGGTTTGCAGAGGTGACTTTTACCGTCAATGCCCCGCTGACCAACCTGACCGAGGACTTCGAGTCCGGAACCATTACCAGACTGCCCTGGGTTACGAGCGGCAATGGTACATGGTCCGCGAAAACCACAACGAAGCGCGGCGGACTTTATGCTGCAGAAGCGCCGGTGTCCATCGTTGACAATCAAAGCGCCACGCTTGAAGTCCCTGTTGCTTGTGCCGCCGGCAACATTACCTTCTGGTATTCGGTCAGTTCCGAGGCGAATTTTGACTTTCTCCACTTCTACATCGATGGAGTCGAGCAGAATAAATGGTCTGGTACAGTCGCCTGGAACCAGGCATCGTTTCCTGTAACCGCCGGCAACCATACCTTCAGATGGTCATATACCAAAGACTCTTCAGTTTCTTCCGGGTCAGATGTGGCGTGGATTGATGATATTGCGGTTCCTTAGCAACCTCAGCGTTAGCTCGGTTCACTTCCCGAAAAGAAGTTAAATGCCGGTCACCCCTGAAACCTGTAGCGTAGGGTAGGCTGGTTGACCAGGAACAAGTTTTTACTGCTGCCGCAAAACGGCCCAGAGGGAGAGGGGGATGTATTCGATCCGTCGGAAAATGGATTAGTTGAGACTGACAATGCAAACTCGAGGAGGGGCTATGGATATTGAGTACAGATACACGCAGGATTTTGAACAGAGACAACTGCAAGACCTTTTTCTTTCCGTCCAATGGTCTTCTGGGCAATACCCTGACAAATTGCAAGTCGCCATGAAAAATTCTGACTGTGTTATTTCGGCATGGCATGGCGATACGTTGGTCGGACTCATAAACGCACTTTCCGACGGTGTGATGACAGCCTACTTTCACTATTTACTCGTGCATCCAGAGTACCAGGCCAAAGGCGTAGGAAAGCAACTTGCCTCTCTCGCTCTGGATAAGTATAACGACTACGCTCGTAAAGTACTTATTGCCTATGATAAAGAAGTAGGATTCTACCAAGGATTAGGCTTCGAAATCGGCACAGGAAAAACACCGATGTTTGTTACCTTCTTGACAACATAAAACTTGAATAACGCGTGTCTTATTTTTTCAAATAGCAGAGAAGGGTCATCGCAAAGCGCGATTTTCAGCCGACATCGTAGACACTGTCGGTGCGATGAGGCTGCCAGGACGGGGCGAGGCGACCCCCGTCCGCCCGTCACACTGCGAAAAGGTAAGCGGTGATGCCTTAGACAAACCCCAACTCAACCCGCTTTCCAAAAACCTGGGCGATCTTTTCCAGGGTTTTGACCGTCGGATTGGCTTTACGCGGGTTTTCGAGACGTTGATAAACCTGATAGGAAATCTTGAGCTGGCGCGCTACTTCAACCTGTGGCCTGAGGGAATTGACCGGATTCTATACAACCTATATGATGCATGCCAAGGCGGGAATTGGGGGAGCGCAGAAAGGAGAAATGACATGACCAAGCCAGCAAAGAATACGGTTTGCCTTTGGTACGACGGCGATGCGGAGGAGGCGGCGCGCTTTTACGCCAAGACCTTTCCCGATTCATCGGTCGACGCGGTGCATCTCGCACCGGGTGACTACCCGTCCGGCAAGAAGGGGGATGTGTTGACGGTGGAGTTTACCGTGATGGGAATTCCCTGCCTTGGGCTCAATGGCGGACCGGAGGTCAAACACAACTGGGCATTCTCGTTTCAGGTCGCGACCGTTGACCAGGAAGAAACGGATCGTTACTGGAACGCCATCGTAGGCAACGGCGGGGCAGAGAATGTGTGCGGCTGGTGCCAGGATAAGTGGGGGGTGTCCTGGCAGATTACGCCGATTGTCCTGACCAAGGCGATAACGGATCCCGATACCGCTGCCGCCAAGCGCGCGTTCGATGCGATGATGCAGATGACGAAGATAGACGTCGCTGCAATCGAGGCGGCGCTTAACAGCAATTGACAATTGACGATTGACAATTGACAATTGACAATTGACAATTGACAATTGACAACTGGAACCACAGGGGAAAGACGCTCACCGCAGAGGAGACACAGAGGAAAAACCAAGAGGTGGGACAGGCACCGTATGAAGCGATCTGCCTGCTAGTAGTGGTAACGAAGCTGCGCGATCATTACTGAGTCATCTTCGACCTTGTACACGATGCGATGCTCGTCGTTGATTCTGCGGGACCAGTACCCGGATAGAGCATGCCTCAGTGGTTCCGGTTTCCCTATCCCTTCGTGGGGCTTTCTCTGGATCTCCCTGATCAGGGTGTTGATGCGCTTGGCGACCTTCTTGTCTGTGCTCTGCCAGAACAGGTAATCTTCCCAAGCGCTTTCCGAGAATATGAGCTTCAATCGATCAGCTCCCGTTCGGTTGCCTTTCCGGTCTCTAGCTCGGCTATAGATTCAACCAGCCGCCGCACGTTTTTAGGGCTTCGCAGCAGGTACGCCGTTTCCTCCAGCGCTTCGTAGTCGTCAAGTGACATCATGACCACCGGCTTTGCCGCTTTGCGGGTGATGATGACGGGGGCATGGTCGTCACATACCTTCTCCATCGTTTCTGCCAGTTTGCTGCGCACGGAACTGTAGGTTATCGAATTCATGATCTAACTCCTGCGATAGTTGTACAAGTAATCGTACAATACTAATTGAGGATTGACAATTGAATAACCGAAAGGCGGAACACAGAGGTCGCGGAGGTCCACGGAGGTCACTGAGGTATTTGCAGGCAATAACCAAAGCTTAGGCACTCACTACAGAGGGGCACAGAGGAACCACAGAGGAAAAACCAAAAAAGGGGACAGGCAATGCATGATGCATCTGCCTGTCCCCTTTGTTTTTAAAGCTTTATCCGGTGTTTCTTAAGGTTCTTCTTCGTGTTGCTATGAACCTGTGGTTCGACTGGGAAAGGTGTGGACTTTCCTGCTTCTGCTTTTCCTCTGTGCCCCTCTGTGGTGTGTGCCTTTGGATTTATGCCACCGAGGCTTTGATGTCGGCTACCAGGTTGGCTACTTCGGCGGTATCGGTGTCCCAGGAGCACATGAACCTGGCGCCGCCGGACCCTATGAAGGTGTAGAAGTGCCAGCCGCGACCGCGCAGCGCCTCCAGCGCCTCGGGCGCCATTTCCAGGAAGACGGAGTTCGCCTGGCTCGGGAACATGACCCGCACTTGCGGTATCTTCCTGATCTCGCTTTCCAAGAGCCTCGCGCAGTTATTGGCGTGCGCCGCGTTCTTTAGCCACGCGCCGCTTTCCAGCATGCCGATCCAGGGGGCGGTGAGAAAGCGCATCTTGGAGGCGAGCTGTCCCGCCTGCTTGCAGCGGTAGTCGAACTCGAAGGCGAGCTCCTTGTTGAAGAAGACTACCGCCTCGCCTATGGCAAAACCGTTCTTGGTCCCCCCAAAGGTGAGGACGTCGACCCCGGCCTGCCAGCTGATCTCTTTCGGGGCGACGTTCAAAGACGCTACTGCGTTCGCAAAGCGTGCGCCGTCCATATGCACCCGCAACGAGTGCTTCTTGGCCAGTTCCCCAATCGCCTGCAGTTCCTGCACGCTGTAAAGCGTCCCCAGCTCGGTGGCCTGGGTGATGCTGAGCGCTTTCGGCTTGGGGTAGTGGATGTCGGTGCGCTTGTGGATGGTGTGCTCCACCGCATCGAGGTCGATCTTGCCGTTTTCTCCGGGAACCAGCAGCACCTTGGTGCCGTTGGAGAAGAACTCGGAGGCGCCGCACTCGTCGGTCTCTATGTGCGCCATCTCGTGGCAGACGATGGAGTGGTAGGACTGGCACAAGGAGGCGAGGGCGAGCGAGTTGGCTGCGGTGCCGTTGAAGACGAAGAAGACTTCGCAGTCGGTCTCGAACAGTTCGCGGATCTTTTCGCAGGCTTCGGCGGTCCAATAATCGTCGCCATAGGAGCTGGCCATGCCGCGATTGGCCTCCGCCATCGCCGCCCAGGCTTCGTTGCATATCCCTGCATAGTTGTCGCTGGCAAAATGGTGCTTCAGCTCGCTGTGTCCGCTTTCCTTTTTCTTCATCTCTTCCTCTCTTCCTCGCCTTTCACTTCTTTGTGTGCTGTTTTGTCTTGGACCTATCACAGTTTGTGCTTCGACTCAGGCTACCTTTGCCACTTTACTAACATTCACGGCCACCATGGAATTGGTTGTATCGAATTTTTGTATTATATGAGCAAAATTATGTCAATGATTAAGTCCCTATCCTTCAGCGACAACGGCGGCCGATTCAGCTTCTTCTTTCCCCTCGTCCGGCAGCAGCTCGGAGACGATCATCCCTGCGAAAATCAGCGCCGCCCCCGTCATCCCGAAAAAGCCCAGCCGCTCGCCTGCGGCGTAATAGGCGTAGCCGGCAGCGAATACCGGTTCGGTGCAGAAGATGAGGGCGGTGTGGGCCGGGCTGATGAACTTCTGCATCGTGGTCTGCACCAGGAAAGCGAAGACGGTGGCGATCAGCACGCAGACCACCAGGGTCCATAAAAGTTCCGGATGCCAGACGAAAACCTCCTTGCCGCGCGCCGTAGCTGTCGCGAGGCTCAAGAGCCCGACCACGGTGAGCTGCAATGTGGTCAGAAGGTAGACGTCGCTTGAGGCCTGTCGGGAAAAGTGGCTGGTGTAAAGAAGATGCAGCGCGACGCAGGCACCGCAGATGGCGGCAAGGATGTCGCCGTAGTTAAAACTGAGAGTGCCGTTGCCGCAGAGGAGAAAAAGCCCGGGCGTCGCAAGAGCTACGCCCCAGCGGATGCCAGGGCCTGCAGGCAACCGGAAGAGGAGCGCGCCGAACAGGGGGACCAGCACCACGTTCAGACCGGTAAGGAAGCCGGTGTTAGATGCGCTGGTGTACTGCAGCGCCATGGTCTGAAAGGCGTAGGAGGCAAAAAGCAGAATGCCCAGCACGCAACCGCTCAAGAGAAGGCGGGCGTTTAATCTATTAGCGCGTGCCAAGGCAAGAGGAAGCATGACTGCAGAAGCAATTAAAAATCTTTGTGAAAGAAAAACAAAGACATCAACCTGACTGATTGCATCTTTTACTATGGTAAAAGTTACTCCCCAGAAGAACGTCGTTATCAGAAGCAGTATACCCGCCTGAATTTTTTTCACAGATCTCAACGTTGTTTGACCTCATAAAACCTTGATTTCACTTAATTGTGGTATGACAACTTAACATGAGCTTTCAGACGGTGCAACTGCTTATTTATTAAGTGGTTGACAAGAGACGATTTTATCTTTAAAAGTATGCCCGAAAATGTTAAAGGTGTGTTCTGTTTAATATTAAAGGGAACCAAGGAGGAAGTATGAAAGCTATTCGTATCATGGCAGTCGTTGTGGCATTCGCAGGTCTTTGTTTTGCCTCTGCAGCCCTGGCCGCACCGAAAACGGTAACCGTCGCTACCGACGCGACCTGGCCCCCGATGGAGTTTGTGGATGCCAACAAGAAGATCGTCGGTTTCGATATCGACTTCATGAACGCAGTCGCCAAGGAGGCGGGTTTCCAGGCCTCCTTCAAGAACACTGCCTGGGACGGCATCTTCGCCGGCATCGCCGCCGGCCAGTACGACGCCATCATCTCCTCGGTCACCATCACCGACGAGCGCAAGGCGAAGTTCGACTTCACTGTTCCTTACATCAGCATCGGCCAGATCCTGGTGGTGCCCAAAGCCGAGAAGGGGACGAAGATCGGCGATCTGAAGGGCAAGAAAATCGGCGCCCAGATCGGCACTACCGGTGCCATGGAGATCAAGAAGGTCGCCGGCGTGGAGCTGAAGACCTATGACGAAGTAGGTCTCGCTTTCGAGGACATGGCAGCCGGGCGCATCTCCGGTGTCGTCTGCGACCAGCCGACCGCCGTCACCTACGCGCTGGACAAGAAGGAGTACAGCAACAAGTTCAAGATCGTGGGCCAGCCCTTCACCAAAGAGGCTTACGGCATCGTGGTCAAGAAGGGTAACAAGGAGCTGGTCGACCAGCTGAACAAGGGAATCGCGGCAGTGCAGAAGAAAAAGATCGACCAGCAGATCAAGAAGAAGTGGCACCTTAAGTAGTGCACGATTGGCTCCTGCAGGAGCGGCACGCAATGGCGCTGACCCCGCCGAAGCCCCCTGCAGGAGCTGTTTTTTGGCCCAAGCGCGTATACGGGAAAAGTTAAAAAATCAAAGTTGAGCCGGGATGTTAGCCCGGCCAGGACGGTATGAAAAACTGATGAGTATTGATGCAAAAAAGCAGATCATCGACGTCGGGGACGGTGCAGCCATCCCCCGCAAAAGCGACCGCGGACTCTTTACCGCGTGGCGCATAGCCTTCTTTGGGGCCATCGGCACCCTGATCTATCTGGTAAAGACAAAACCTGACCCTTATCTCAACATTCTCAAGTTCGTTCCCGACGGCATACTGGTTACTTTCCAGGTGACCCTCGGGGCGATACTTTTAGCCATCGTCTTCGGCCTCTTCACCGGCTTGGGGAGGATCTCCAAGAACCGGTTCCTAAACGGCGCAGCCTCGCTTTACGTCGAGATCATCCGCGGCATCCCCCTCCTGGTGCAGATCTTCTACATCTACTACGCCCTTGGGCGCTTCGTGCAGGTCCCCCCGATCCTTTCCGCCATAATCGCCATGGCTGTCTGCTACGGCGCTTACATGGGCGAGGTGGTACGGGCGGGGATCGAGTCGATCCACAAGGGGCAGAGGGAAGCAGCGCTTTCGCTCGGCATGAACGGGCGCCAGACCATGATCCACGTCATCCTGCCGCAGGCGGTGAAGGTGATCCTGCCCCCGGTGGGCAACGAGTTCATAGCCCTTTTGAAGGATTCCTCGCTTGTTTCCATCATCGCCGTCGCGGATCTTTTGCGCCGCGGCCGCGAATTCGCCTCCGAGTCTTTCACCTATTTCGAGACCTACACGGTCATAGCGCTGATTTACCTGATCATCACCTTGTTCTTCTCGAAGATCATCGGCGTCATGGAGGAGCGTGTCAGTGTCAACAAGTAAGCGCAGAAAGATGGTCGAGGCGACCGAGATCGTGAAGATCTACGGTTCTTTCCGGGCTTTGGACCGGGTTTCACTGGACGTTTTCGACGGCGAGAAGGTGGTCATCATCGGCCCCTCCGGGTCCGGCAAATCGACGCTGCTTCGATCCATCAACAGGCTCGAGGAGATCGACCGGGGCAAGATGATAGTGGACGGCATGGATATCATGGACCCCAAGACCGACATCACCAAGGTGCGCGAGGAGGTGGGGATGGTGTTCCAGTCCTTCAACCTTTTCCCGCACAAGACTGTGCTGGAGAACCTCACCCTGGCGCAGATTGTGGTCAGGAAGCGCTCCAAGTTCGAGGCGGAAGAAAAGGCGATGATGCTCCTGGAGAAGGTCGGGCTGGTGGCAAAAGCCAAGGCCTACCCGGGGAATCTCTCCGGCGGTCAGCAGCAACGCGTAGCTATCGCCCGCTCGCTTGCCATGGATCCGAAGATGCTCCTTTTCGACGAGCCGACCTCGGCGCTCGACCCCGAGATGATCGGCGAGGTTTTGGACGTAATGAAGGATCTCGCCAGGGATGGGATGACCATGGCGGTGGTAACGCACGAGATGGGTTTTGCCCGCGAGGTGGCGGACCGGGTGATCTTCATGGACGCCGGGAGGATCGTGGAGGAGGGGACGCCGGAGCATTTCTTCACCGCACCTTCCCACGAACGCGCAAAGCTGTTTTTAAGCCAGATACTGTAGCCGCTGCCGCGGCGCTCTGAGAGGGAAACCTGGGCGCCGGCGGTACATGCTTTGTTTATATTTCAGTTGAATGGAAAGGTGGTGGTCGTTTTCCCCCGGGTTAACTAGCAGGCCAGTTGTACCAGCAGGACATGCAATTAACTTAAAAGAGGAGGATGTTAAATGAAGAAACAGAACAAAAAGCTTTTGGTGGCAGCAATTGCAGCAGCTCTGTCCGCAGCGTCCGCAGTACCCGCCCTAGCACTGGAGAACCAGTTCAACGGCGCCTTCACCGCTTTCTACGACATGTCGAACTTCAGCGGCAGCGGCGTCACCCAGAAGAACGCGCCCAGCGAGAACTACTTCGTACAGCGCGTTCGTTTGGGCTACACCGCCAAGGCTGACGACCACGTCAAACTGGTCACCAAGTTCGAATTCGACTACGACTACTGGGGCAACAGCTCCTACACCAACGCTCGCGGCGGCGGCGGCGCTATCGGTGCCGACACGGTGAACATGGAGACCAAGCACCTCTATCTCGACCTGACCTATCCGCAGCTCAACACCAAGATCGGTATGATGCCGTACAACGATTCCTTCAAAGGTCTGGTGTTCGACGCCGACATGGCCGGCATCCTTCTCTCTCACGATTACTCCAATGCCAGCATCTCCGCGGGTTTCTTCCGCCTGATGGACTCCACCAAAGACAGCAACATCATTAAAGACGGTCGCCAGCAGGACTTCACCCGCCTGGGTAGAAACACCAACGACATGTTCACCCTGGACGGCAAGTACACCGTCTCTAAGGACCTGACCGTCGGCGCTGCCTACTACTACATCCAAGACGACAGCAACGACTTCGTCTCCACCATCCAGAGCGCCAAGGTGCACAACCTCGGTATCAATGCCGCCGGCAACGTCGGCCCTGTTGCCCTGAACGGCTTCTTCCTGAAGCAGTTCGGCGACCTCTCCAAGACCACCGATGCCAAGGGCTACACCTTCAACGTCGGCGCCAAGATGCCCCTGGCCGGCGGCACCCTGCGCTCCGAGTTCCTCTATGTCAGCGGCGGCAACGATCAGTTCTACATCACCCACAGCGAACCGGGCGCGACCGAGGGCGGCCAGTTCTACGACGCCGAGATGATCATGTTGAACCGTGACAAGTACGCGACCACCATCGATAACGCCATCATGTACGACGTCAACAACAGCGGTCAGGGCGTTATCGAAGGCACCGTCGGCTACGACTACACCTTCAACGACAAGGTTTCCGCCAGCGCCAATGCCGGCTTCGCCGCCGTTGCCAAGAACACCGCCCACGCAGGGAGCAGCGACTACCTCGGCACCGAGATCAACGCTGAGGCTTACTACAAGCTGACCGCCAACGTTACTCTCGGCGCACGCGCGGGCTACCTCTTCCTCGGCGACTACTTCACCAACGAAGACAACCCCTACGATGTGAAGCTCATTGCCAAGTACAACTTCTAAGACGCATACGATCTTCCCCGGTACTCTCTGTACCGGGGAAGATAAATTACGTCTGTGTCTGTCTTGACAATCAAGTAGTGACAATTAGAATCAGTTGACGTGTGAATTTTGTCTTTACAATGAGAACGACATCCAAAGGAGGTAGTCTGCATGAGCTTTAAGAAGATCAGCGCATTGCTCTTGGTAGCGATGCTGGCAGCCGGCGCATTCGGCTGCAAGAAGAAGGAAGAGGCCGCAGCCCCGGCTGCAGGAGCCGCCAAACCGGCAGGCAACACCGTGAAGATCGGTTTCCTCGGCGCTCTCACCGGCGACGTGGCGATGTTCGGCAAGCCGACCCTCGAAGGTATGAAGATGGCTGCTGCTGAAATCAACGCAGCCGGCGGCATTCTCGGCAAGCAGATCGAGATCGTCGAGGCCGACAACCGCGGCGACAAGCAGGAAGGCGCTTCGGTCACCCAGAAATTCATCTCCCGCGACAACGTGACCGCCATCGTCGGCGACCCGACCACCGGCATCACCAAGGTTGCCGCTCCCATCGCGCAGAAGGCAGGCGTGGTGCTGCTGTCCGCCGGCGCCACCGGCCCGGGCGTGGTCGAAGTGGGCGATTACATCTTCCGCGACACCCTGCTCGACTCCATCGCTATTCCGGCCTGCATCCAGTACTTCGCGAAGGACCTCGGCTTCAAGAAGGTCGCCATCATCACTTCCGACAACAACGACTACTCGGTCGGCCTTTCCCAGACCTTCCGCGATGCCGCTGCCAAGGTTCCCTCGATCAAGATCGTAGCCGACGAGAAGGTGAAGGACGGCGACAAGGACTTCTCCGCTCAGATCACCAACATCAAGGCTAAGAAACCGGACGTCATCCTCTTCTCCGGTTACTACACCGAGGGCGCTCTGATCATGAAAGAGGCGCGCAAGCAGGGTCTCAAGTCCCCGATGTTCGGCGGCGACGGACTCTTCTCGCCTAAATTCATCGAGCTTGGCGGCCCCGCAGTCGAGGGCTCCATGTCCGCTCTGGGCTTCTCCACCGAGCAGGCTTCCCCTGCGACCGCGAAATTCATCGAGGCGTTCAAGGCGAAGCATAACGGCGAACTCCCGGGCCTCTTCGACGCCCAGGGCTACGACGCAGTGATGCTCCTGGCAGACTCCATGAAGCGCGCCAACAGCGTAGACGCCAAGGTATTCAAGGATGCCCTTGCCAAGACCAAAGGCTTCGAAGGCGTTTCCGGCACCATCAGCATGCAGGCCAACCGCGAGCCGATCAAGAGCCCGCTTTCCCTTCTCTTTGTGAAGGACGGCAAGTTCGTGCTGAAGGCAAAAGTCCCCGTCAAAATGGACTAAGGCCTGAACCCCGCAGTACCAGCGGCCCCTGTTTCGACAGGGGCCGTTTTTTTTTTACTCAGACAGGTCAGACAGATTTCTCAGTGACTGACCGTTTACCCCTTGACAAGAACAATGAGAAAAATTATATTTCATCAAGTTAAAGGGGAGTAGTTATCGGCCGGAGAAATGGCCGACCCGGTTTCCGTCAATACGGTCTTAGGACCCGGAGCCGGGGCAGATATCCTGTCAACAAGACCTTTATCCAGGCATTAACGTGTCGCGGGTAAAGGTTTTTTTATTTGCCCGGTGACAAAACGGTCCCAACAGCGGACTTACTACAATCGTCGAGGTAAATACTATGCAAAGACTCAAGACAACCTTCCTACTGGCTCTACTCACCGTTCTCATGGTCACCATGGGAAGCGCGCTGGGCGGCAGAACCGGCATGGTGACCGCCTTCGTCCTGGCGCTCGGCATGAACTTCTTCTCCTACTGGTTCTCCGACAAGATCGTCCTAAAAATGTACGGCGCCCAGGAGATCGAGGAGCACGACAACCCCATGTTCTACAACATGGTGCGCCACCTGGCCGCCCGCGCCGGGCTTCCTATGCCTAAGGTCTACATCATCCCCTCGGACAGCCCCAACGCCTTCGCCACCGGGCGAAACCCCGAGCATGCCGCGGTCGCGGCAACTGAAGGGATCCTGCGCATCCTCTCTCCCGAAGAGCTAGAAGGGGTGATGGCGCACGAGTTGGCCCACGTGCAAAACCGCGACATCCTGGTCGGCACCATCGCGGCCACCTTCGCCGGCGCCATATCCATGATCGGCAACATGCTCCAGTGGGGCGCCATGTTCGGGGCAGGGCGGGGCGACGACGAAGAGGGTGGCGGTATCGGCGGCCTGGTCGGGTCTCTCGCCATGGCCATCATCGCGCCCATCGCCGCCATGCTGATTCAGATGGCCGTTTCCCGCTCGCGCGAGTACCTGGCAGATGCCTCTGGCGCCCAGATCTGCGGCCGCCCCCTGGCGCTGGCCTCTGCACTCAGGAAACTACACCTGGCGTCGCAGGCGCTTCCGATGCAGGAGGCGCGGCCCGCCACCGCCCACATGTTCATCGTCAACCCGCTTACA
Proteins encoded in this region:
- a CDS encoding amino acid ABC transporter ATP-binding protein, producing MSTSKRRKMVEATEIVKIYGSFRALDRVSLDVFDGEKVVIIGPSGSGKSTLLRSINRLEEIDRGKMIVDGMDIMDPKTDITKVREEVGMVFQSFNLFPHKTVLENLTLAQIVVRKRSKFEAEEKAMMLLEKVGLVAKAKAYPGNLSGGQQQRVAIARSLAMDPKMLLFDEPTSALDPEMIGEVLDVMKDLARDGMTMAVVTHEMGFAREVADRVIFMDAGRIVEEGTPEHFFTAPSHERAKLFLSQIL
- a CDS encoding ABC transporter substrate-binding protein, which encodes MSFKKISALLLVAMLAAGAFGCKKKEEAAAPAAGAAKPAGNTVKIGFLGALTGDVAMFGKPTLEGMKMAAAEINAAGGILGKQIEIVEADNRGDKQEGASVTQKFISRDNVTAIVGDPTTGITKVAAPIAQKAGVVLLSAGATGPGVVEVGDYIFRDTLLDSIAIPACIQYFAKDLGFKKVAIITSDNNDYSVGLSQTFRDAAAKVPSIKIVADEKVKDGDKDFSAQITNIKAKKPDVILFSGYYTEGALIMKEARKQGLKSPMFGGDGLFSPKFIELGGPAVEGSMSALGFSTEQASPATAKFIEAFKAKHNGELPGLFDAQGYDAVMLLADSMKRANSVDAKVFKDALAKTKGFEGVSGTISMQANREPIKSPLSLLFVKDGKFVLKAKVPVKMD
- the htpX gene encoding zinc metalloprotease HtpX, which encodes MQRLKTTFLLALLTVLMVTMGSALGGRTGMVTAFVLALGMNFFSYWFSDKIVLKMYGAQEIEEHDNPMFYNMVRHLAARAGLPMPKVYIIPSDSPNAFATGRNPEHAAVAATEGILRILSPEELEGVMAHELAHVQNRDILVGTIAATFAGAISMIGNMLQWGAMFGAGRGDDEEGGGIGGLVGSLAMAIIAPIAAMLIQMAVSRSREYLADASGAQICGRPLALASALRKLHLASQALPMQEARPATAHMFIVNPLTGGGIASLFSTHPPMEERIARLEQMAR